The Cetobacterium ceti region TTTGATTCTATCACAATTAAATATTTTACACAAGAAAAAAATACCTTTTTAGTATATTATTAATTTGGTATAATCTTTAGAAAATATAATTATTTTAGAAAGGAGAAGGATGGAGAAAAAAAGAATAATTTTACACTATGATATGGATTGTTTTTATGCTTCTATAGAAATTAGAGATAACCAAAAACTAAAAGGAAAACCTATAATAGTTGGTGGCGGTGTCGTGACAACTGCTAGTTATGAAGCAAGGACTTATGGAATAAAATCGGCTATGTCAGTAGTAGAAGCTAAGAGATTATGTCCTAGTTTAATAGTAGTTCCTGTAAATAAAGAAAAATATATATATGAATCTGAAAGAATTCATAATTTGATAAAATTATTATCAAAAAAGGTTGAGTTTATAGCTCTTGACGAAGGCTATGTTGATATAACAGAAATTGCAAAAAAATATCCAAATATAGAGTATATAGCCAGAAAGTTTAAAATAGGAATAAAAAAAAATATAGGAGTAACTTGTTCTGTCGGAGTAGGATTTAATAAATTAAGTGCTAAGATAGCAAGTGAAATTAATAAGCCTGATGGAATATTTATTTTTAAAAATAGAAAAGATTTTATAGAATATATTTTAGATAAAAATATAAAGATATTTCCAGGAGTAGGGAAAAAATTTAATGAAGAATTGCAAAAAAATAAGTTGATTAAAATTAGAGATATATATAAGTATTCTTTAAAATATTTACAAATAAAATATGGTACTTCTAGAGGAGAGCTTTTATATAGTTATAGTAGAGGAATAGATAATAGAGAAATTGAAGAAGAGAAATCTAATCATTCCATAGGGCATGAAAATACATATAGAATATTATTAACTTCTGAAATTGAAGTTCAGAGAGAAATAAATATTCTTTTTCAAAAAGTTTATGAAAGAATGATTGAAGAAAACTTTTTATGTAAATCAATAGGTATAAAAATAAAATATAAAAATTTTGAAACAATTGCTAAATCTAAAACATTTAATATATACACAAAGGATAAGAATTTATTGATGGAAAATATGAATGCTTTATTAGAAAAAGTTAACTATGATAAAGAAATAAGATTAGTTGGTATTTATGTAGGTATACTTGTATCTGAAAATAAAAGTCAATTAGAAATAAAATTTTAAAAAATTAAAGAGTAGAAAACTACCCTTTAATTTTTTTGATTATTATATTCATTAACAAGTTGAGTTAAAATTCCTTGATAATAGATTTCACTTTTTTCTTTATCATTAATAAACATAGATGAAAAAGCTACTTTAGAAGTATTTAGATTAACATAATAGTTAACTTTAACTGAATTTTTATCATTGTCTATCCAAGATAATTCAACATAAAGATTATCATTTTTTGTAAAAGTTTTGTAAGTAGATCCTTTAATAAGAGTCGCTAATTCACCAATAGTTGGAGTTGTTCCAGAAAAAAAAGAAATAATATTAGGAGCTTTTGTTTGTTTGACTAGTTCAATAGCTTTGTCATTTGAAAAGCATCCAGAAAGTAATAATAAAAAAATAGAAAAACTAAATAATTTAAAATATTTCACTTTATAATTTCCTCCCAATTAAAATAAAAATATATAAAGAGTTTAGATTTCTTCTTGAAAAAAGTCAATTAATAAATTAATAAGTTGAAGATTAGCTCTAGAATCTAATATACAAAATCTAAAAAAACTATTATCTAATCCTTCGAAAGATTTAGCATTTCTTATAATGAAATTTTTTTTAAGAAGAAATTCATATAATAAATCGCTTGTTAAATCTTTATTTAAAATTTCACATAAGAAAAAATTAGATTCACTGTGATATATATGTATATTTTTAAATTTTTTTAAGGTAGAAAAAATAAAATCTTTAGAATTTTTTATTGCTAACTTTGTATCAGCAATATATTTTTTATCAGAAAACATTATTTTTCCCATAGTTTCAGCAATTATATTAATATTCCATAAGTTAGGAAGTTGATTTAATTTTTTTTGAATATTTTTATTTGCACAAAGAGAATATCCTAATCTTATTCCAGGTGTTGCAAAAAATTTTGAAGTACCTCGAATAATAAATAAATTTTCATATTTTTTTAAGAGATTTATGCTAGAAAATAAATTAATATCTGTAAATTCAATATATGTTTCATCAATCATTAAAGTACCTTTAAAAGAGGCTAATAATAATTCAATTTCTTTATTTGAAAAAGCAAATCCTGTTGGATTATTAGGATTGCATAAAACAATAAAATCAATATTATTATTTTTTGAGAAATTAAGAATATCCTGAATATTTATTTTAAAATTATTTTCTTTTTTATGAAACATTTTAAAAATATTACTATTAACTTTTTTTAATTCCTTTTCATATTCAGAATATACTGGAGATAAAAGTAAAGTATTGGTTGGAGTAATTATATTTATAAAAGAATTTATAAATTCAGTAGCTCCATTTCCTAAGGTTATATATTCTTGATCAATTTTACAATATTTTGAAATAGATAATTTTAAATCTTTGTAATTAGGATCTGGATAGATTGAAACAAGATCTAAATTATTTTTTATATATTCTTTCGCATTTTTACTTGCACCATAAGGATTTATATTAGAACTAAAATCTATAATTTTATCTAAATTTATTTTTAATTCTTTTGAAATTTCAAAAATATTAGCACCATGTTCATTCTTCATGGGAACCTCCTCAATATATGTATTGTTATATATTTTAATTATATATTTAAATGAAAAAAAATAATATAAATAATTAAATTAAATAAAAAACCTTGAAAATTATAGAAAAAATTTAGAAAACGTAGTATAGTTATAATGAACAATATTTATAATTAGGAGGAAATATATGCCGGAACTATTGAAAGTAAAAGTCCAAGTTGAAACCAAAGAAATAATGACATTTGACATAGAAAATTTACCAAATTCTCTGAAGGTGAAAGTAGAAAGTTTGTTAAGTATGATTAAAGATTTTGATAAAAATGATGCAAAAGGAAAATCAAAAATATCTTTTGATGACTACTGTAATGCTTATTCGGAGCTAGAAAATATTTTATTTGAAAGTGCCGCTGTAAAAGAAAGAAATATATTAGATGATAGTTTACGTGAAATAAAGTTGCTATAATGTCACCTGAGGGGATCTTATTCAAAAAAATGAAGAAGATCTTTTTTTATTTTACAATAAAATAACAGAAGGATATTTACAAAGGGAGATGATAAAATGGATAAAAAGAACAATTTAGAGAGTATATTAGAATTTAATAAAGAATTTGTAAAAAATAAAGAATATGAAAAATATAATACAACAAAAACACCTGATAGAAAAATGGTTGTAGTTTCTTGTATGGATACTAGATTAACAGAATTATTACCTCAAGCGATGTCTATAAAGAATGGAGATGCTAAAATAATAAAAAATGCTGGTGGTGTAATTATTCATCCGTTTGGAAGTGCCATGAGAAGTATTCTCGTTTCTATTTATGAGTTTGATGTTAAAGAAGTATATGTAGTTGCCCATGATGAATGTGGAATGTGTAATTTAAATACCTCGAATACTATACAGAAAATGTTAGATAGAGGTATTGATGAAGCAACAATAAATACTCTTTATAATTCAGGAATAGACGTATCTCAGTGGTTACATGGATTTTCATGTATAGAAGAGTCTTTGAAGAGAAGTGTTTCTATCGTGAGAAATCATCCTTTATTACCAAAAGGAATACATGTACATGGTTTAATAATAAATCCAGTAACAGGAAAATTAAGAGTTTTTGAAAATGGGAATGACTAAAATCACTATTGACTGGATGAAAAAAATAGTATAAACTGCAATAGTAATGCGCTCCTATGGCTCAATTGGATAGAGCATCTGACTTCGGATCAGAGGGTTGAGGGTTCGAATCCTTCTGGGAGCGCCAATTTGAAAAAATAAGGCACGGAAATCCGTGCCTTTCTTTTTTATCTTTCAGATATTATTTTTTCTGCCATTAATTTAGCTATATTTTCTAATTTTTCTTGATCTTCTTTGGTAGGTTCCCCTTTAGATTCTACAGCGTCTCCTAAAACTTCTAATCCAGGAAGTGCATCAGTGAAGGCTTTAATTCCTTTAACGCCACCACCACTCCACATCATATTTCCAAAAATACCAACATATCTATTTTTCAATCCATAATTTTGTAATTTATGAAGTAAAGATTGCATAGGTGAATATAAATCATTATTGTGAGCAGCACATCCAATTATTAAACCTTTATATTTCCAGATATCACTAATAATAAAAGAGTGATCTGTTTTAGAAACATCATAAACTTTAATATTTTTAATACCATGCCAAGATAAAGCTCTAGCAATCATATTTGCCATTTTAGCAGTAGTACCATACATAGTACCATAAGCGATTACTACTCCTTCTTCTTCAGGTGTAAAAGTTGCCCAATTAAGGAAATGTTGAATAACTTTTGGAACATCTCTTCTCCAAAGAATTCCGTGAGAAGGACAGATATATTTTATTTCAAGACCACCTAATTTATTAATAGCATTTGTAACTTGAGCTCCATATTTTCCAACAATGTTAGCATAATATCTTCTCATTTCATCTTCATAAAAATTAAAATTAAGTTCATCATCAAAAATTCCACCATCTAATGTACCGAAACTTCCAAAAGCATCATTTGAAAATAAAATTTTATCAGTTGTATCATAAGTAACCATTGATTCTGGCCAATGCACCATTGGAATCATAGCAAAAGTTAATTTATGATGTCCTAAATCTAAAGTGTCTCCCTCTTTAACAGTTATAAATCTAGAATCATCAAAATCATGAATAAAAGCTTTAATCATTCTTAAAGTTAGTACATTTCCAACAATTTTAGTTTCTGGATAAAATTTTAATAAATCTCCTAATGCTCCTGAATGATCAGGCTCCATATGATTAACTACAGCATAATCCAAATTTTTTCCCTTAAGAATACCTTCTATTTTTTCTATGAAAAGATTTGCAGTTCCAAATTCAACAGTATCTATAATACAAGTTTTTTCATCATTTATTAAATAAGCGTTGTAAGCAACACCTTGTGGTAAAGGTAAATAATTTTCAAATCTTTCAGTTTTTCTATCATTTGTACCTATCCAAAAGACTTTATCTGTAACAGGTGCGTGATAATGCATAAATAATCCTCCTTAAAATAAATTTCATTTTAGTCCAAAAATAAGCTATATTAAATTAATATATATTATAATACGTGATAATATAAAATATTTCAATAACTATTATTAAAAATGTATAAAATAGATGGTATACTAAAAAAAAACTTTGGAGAGTGATAAAATGCACCCAATATTTTTGCAAATAGGGAATTTAAAAATAGGCTATTATGGTTTATGTTATGCAA contains the following coding sequences:
- the dinB gene encoding DNA polymerase IV; translation: MEKKRIILHYDMDCFYASIEIRDNQKLKGKPIIVGGGVVTTASYEARTYGIKSAMSVVEAKRLCPSLIVVPVNKEKYIYESERIHNLIKLLSKKVEFIALDEGYVDITEIAKKYPNIEYIARKFKIGIKKNIGVTCSVGVGFNKLSAKIASEINKPDGIFIFKNRKDFIEYILDKNIKIFPGVGKKFNEELQKNKLIKIRDIYKYSLKYLQIKYGTSRGELLYSYSRGIDNREIEEEKSNHSIGHENTYRILLTSEIEVQREINILFQKVYERMIEENFLCKSIGIKIKYKNFETIAKSKTFNIYTKDKNLLMENMNALLEKVNYDKEIRLVGIYVGILVSENKSQLEIKF
- a CDS encoding pyridoxal phosphate-dependent aminotransferase; this translates as MKNEHGANIFEISKELKINLDKIIDFSSNINPYGASKNAKEYIKNNLDLVSIYPDPNYKDLKLSISKYCKIDQEYITLGNGATEFINSFINIITPTNTLLLSPVYSEYEKELKKVNSNIFKMFHKKENNFKINIQDILNFSKNNNIDFIVLCNPNNPTGFAFSNKEIELLLASFKGTLMIDETYIEFTDINLFSSINLLKKYENLFIIRGTSKFFATPGIRLGYSLCANKNIQKKLNQLPNLWNINIIAETMGKIMFSDKKYIADTKLAIKNSKDFIFSTLKKFKNIHIYHSESNFFLCEILNKDLTSDLLYEFLLKKNFIIRNAKSFEGLDNSFFRFCILDSRANLQLINLLIDFFQEEI
- a CDS encoding beta-class carbonic anhydrase, whose product is MDKKNNLESILEFNKEFVKNKEYEKYNTTKTPDRKMVVVSCMDTRLTELLPQAMSIKNGDAKIIKNAGGVIIHPFGSAMRSILVSIYEFDVKEVYVVAHDECGMCNLNTSNTIQKMLDRGIDEATINTLYNSGIDVSQWLHGFSCIEESLKRSVSIVRNHPLLPKGIHVHGLIINPVTGKLRVFENGND
- a CDS encoding FprA family A-type flavoprotein, encoding MHYHAPVTDKVFWIGTNDRKTERFENYLPLPQGVAYNAYLINDEKTCIIDTVEFGTANLFIEKIEGILKGKNLDYAVVNHMEPDHSGALGDLLKFYPETKIVGNVLTLRMIKAFIHDFDDSRFITVKEGDTLDLGHHKLTFAMIPMVHWPESMVTYDTTDKILFSNDAFGSFGTLDGGIFDDELNFNFYEDEMRRYYANIVGKYGAQVTNAINKLGGLEIKYICPSHGILWRRDVPKVIQHFLNWATFTPEEEGVVIAYGTMYGTTAKMANMIARALSWHGIKNIKVYDVSKTDHSFIISDIWKYKGLIIGCAAHNNDLYSPMQSLLHKLQNYGLKNRYVGIFGNMMWSGGGVKGIKAFTDALPGLEVLGDAVESKGEPTKEDQEKLENIAKLMAEKIISER